A window of the Leishmania mexicana MHOM/GT/2001/U1103 complete genome, chromosome 29 genome harbors these coding sequences:
- a CDS encoding putative small GTP-binding protein Rab28, with product MESGSDSSEDGTIQFKVVVLGNGAVGKTSLIRHFCDSGFTKSYKQTIGVDFYSRRVQLPHSYPPVTLQLWDIGGQQIGGKMLANYIYGSHAVCLVYDITDLNSFKDLSDWKECVDKVFADAPAVDKPKMVLVGNKVDLPNRQVTDENQAAFSKNFNMPHCTVSAQSGERVNAMFTRIAATLAGVEMKQQDLDLADRVAANVVSRPEERQVAPRALVLQATSNSQGKRKNGDCAVM from the coding sequence AtggagagcggcagcgattCCTCCGAGGATGGGACGATTCAGTTCAAGGTGGTTGTACTGGGCAACGGTGCCGTTGGCAAGACTTCCCTCATCCGCCACTTCTGCGATAGCGGCTTCACGAAGAGCTACAAGCAAACCATCGGTGTGGACTTCTACTCGCGGAGGGTACAACTGCCACACAGCTACCCCCCTgtgacgctgcagctgtgggACATTGGCGGGCAGCAAATCGGAGGCAAAATGCTGGCGAACTACATCTACGGCAGCCACGCAGTATGCCTCGTATATGACATCACAGACCTGAACTCCTTCAAGGATCTTAGCGACTGGAAGGAGTGCGTAGACAAGGTGTTCGCAGACGCGCCGGCCGTGGACAAGCCGAAGATGGTACTCGTGGGAAATAAAGTCGATCTGCCCAATCGGCAGGTTACAGACGAAAATCAAGCCGCCTTTAGCAAGAACTTCAACATGCCGCACTGCACCGTGTCGGCGCAGTCTGGAGAGCGGGTGAACGCCATGTTCACTCGCATCGCCGCAACATTGGCGGGGGTGGAGATGAAACAGCAGGATTTGGACTTGGCAGATCGCGTTGCGGCAAATGTGGTGAGTCGACCAGAGGAGCGGCAGGTGGCGCCGCGGGCGCTGGTTCTGCAGGCAACCAGCAACTCAcaaggaaaacgaaagaaTGGCGACTGTGCGGTGATGTGA